A single genomic interval of Panthera uncia isolate 11264 chromosome A1 unlocalized genomic scaffold, Puncia_PCG_1.0 HiC_scaffold_17, whole genome shotgun sequence harbors:
- the TSPAN17 gene encoding tetraspanin-17 isoform X1, whose amino-acid sequence MPGKHQHFQEPEVGCCGKYFLFGFNIVFWVLGALFLAIGLWAWGEKGVLSNISALTDLGGLDPVWLFVVVGGVMSVLGFAGCIGALRENTFLLKFFSVFLGLIFFLELATGILAFVFKDWIRDQLNFFINNNVKAYRDDIDLQNLIDFAQEYWSCCGARGPNDWNLNIYFNCTDLNPSRERCGVPFSCCVRDPAEDVLNTQCGYDVRLKLELEQQGSIHTKGCVGQFEKWLQDNLIVVAGVFVGIALLQIFGICLAQNLVSDIKAVKANWIKHDDGYKLLK is encoded by the exons GTGCTGGGAGCCCTGTTCCTGGCCATTGGCCTCTGGGCCTGGGGTGAGAAG GGCGTTCTCTCTAACATCTCAGCGCTGACAGATCTGGGAGGCCTCGACCCCGTATGGCTGTTCGTAGTGGTTGGAGGTGTCATGTCAGTACTGGGCTTTGCTGGCTGCATCGGGGCCCTCCGGGAGAACACCTTCCTGCTCAAGTTT TTCTCCGTGTTCCTCGGCCTCATCTTCTTCCTGGAACTGGCAACAGGGATTCTGGCCTTCGTATTCAAGGACTGGATTCGAGACCAGCTCAATTTCTTCATCAACAACAATGTTAAGGCCTATCGGGACGACATTGACCTCCAGAACCTCATTGACTTTGCTCAGGAATAT TGGTCTTGCTGCGGAGCCCGAGGGCCTAATGATTGGAACCTCAATATCTATTTCAACTGCACTGACTTGAACCCAAGCCGGGAGCGCTGCGGGGTGCCCTTCTCCTGCTGCGTCCGGGACCCTGCG GAAGATGTCCTCAACACCCAGTGTGGCTACGATGTCCGGCTCAAGCTG GAGCTGGAGCAGCAGGGCTCCATCCACACCAAAGGCTGTGTGGGCCAGTTTGAGAAGTGGCTGCAGGACAACCTGATCGTTGTGGCTGGGGTCTTTGTGGGCATCGCCCTCCTCCAG ATCTTTGGTATCTGCCTGGCCCAGAACCTTGTGAGTGACATCAAGGCAGTGAAGGCCAACTG GATCAAACATGATGATGGCTACAAActactcaaataa